The genomic region CGCTCGGGCGACCCAGGCGCGTGGGAGAGGACGGGCTCGTTCTTCGGCGGCGGGACGCGGGTAATGGCGTTGATCACGCGGGCGGACCTCGGGTCGGGAAACAAAGGGCGGCGGAGCATAACCAACCCGCCTGGCGGGGGCAGCGAGGAAGCAGGGGCCTGCTATCAGTGAACCCTTTGATTTCCATGGGGTTCTCTGTCTTCCGGGTGACATTGACCCGATGTCTTGGAGCACGGGTACGATGTGGGCCATGCGCATCCTGCCTCGCAGCCCCGAGTCCCCCTCGGCCCCCGGTCTCTCCGCGCTGGAGGACGCGATTCGCAAGGACCTCGAGCGGCTGGAGTACCCCAAGCGCCCCTGGGTGCTGCCGCGCTGCACGCGGGCCGGGCAGAAGGTGCTGGACGTGCTCATCATCGGCGGCGGGCAGAGCGGCCTCACCGCCGCCTTCGGGCTGATGCGCGAGCGCGTCACCAACCTGCTCGTGGTGGACGACAGCGAGCCGGACCTGGCCGGGCCGTGGAAGACCTTCGCGCGCATGCACACGCTGCGCACGCCGAAGCACCTCACCGGCCCGGACCACAACCTCCCCAACCTCTGCTTCCAGTCCTGGTACGAGGCCCAACACGGTGACGCGGCGTGGCAGGAGGTGGAGCGCGTCCCCAAGGAGATGTGGGCGGACTACCTCAACTGGTACCGCCGCACGCTGGAAATCCCAGTGCGCTGCCGCACCCGCGTGGGCGCGCTGGCGTGGAGCGCGGAGGAGGAGTGCTTCGTCGCCCCCCTCCAGCACACCCGCGAGGGCGACGCCGGGGTGCTGTATGCGCGCAAGGTGGTGCTGGCCACCGGCATCGACGGCTCGGGCCGCTGGGAGGTGCCGTCCGTGATTGCCGGCCTGCCCCGCGAGCTGTACGCCCACACGCGCGACGACATCGACTTCGAGGCCCTGCGCGGCAGGAGCGTGGGCGTGCTGGGCGCTGGCGCCTCCGCCTTCGACAACGCCGCCGTGGCGCTGGAGCACGGCGCCTCCGAGGTGAGCCTCTTCTACCGCCGCAAGACGCTGCCCAACGTCAACCCGTACCGCTGGGCCGAGTTCGTGGGCTTCCTCAAGCACCACGCCGACCTGCCGGACGCGGACCGCTGGCGCTTCATCCACCGCATCATGGAGATGGGGCAATTGCCGCCCGCGGACACCTTCCGTCGCGCCCGCACCTTCCCCCAGTTCCACCTGCACGGCGGCAGCCCGTGGCTCTCCGCCGAGGAGGTGGGCGGCCGGGCCCGCGTCACCACGCCGCAGGGGCAGTTCACCTTCGACAAGCTCATCGTCGGCAGCGGCACCGTGACGGACCTGTCGCTGCGTCCGGAGCTGGCGCTGCTGCACGGGGACATCGCCCTGTGGAAGGACCGCTACACGCCGCCCTCGGGGCAGGAGCATGCGGACCTGCTGCGCCACCCGTACCTGGGCGCCCACTTCGAGCTGCAGGAGAAGCACCCGGGCCGCGCGCCGCATCTCGCCTCCATCTTCAACTTCACCTTCGGCTGCCTGCTGTCGCTGGGCTTCGGGGGTGCCAGCATCTCCGGAATGAAGTACGGCCTGCCCAAGCTGGTGAGCGGGGTGACGCGGCAGCTCTACCTGGATGACCGGGACGCCTTCTTCGAGTCCCTGGAACGCTACGACGAGAAGGAATTCGAGCCATGAGCGGAGAGCAGTTCGTGCTGCGCAGCCGGCGGGTGTTGGCGCCCGGCGGCATGCGCGAGGCGGCGGTGGTGGTGAAGGACGGCAAGGTGGCCGCGGTGGTGGCCCCCTCCGAGATTCCGGCGGGCCTGCCGGTGACGGATGTGGGCGACAAGGTGGTGATGCCCGGCGTGGTGGACAGCCACGCGCACATCAACGAGCCCGGCCGCACCGAGTGGGAGGGCTTCGAGACGGCCACGCGCGCGGCGGCGGCCGGCGGCATCACCACCGTGGTGGACATGCCGCTCAACTCGCTGCCGCCCACCACCACGCTGGACGCGCTCCAGCTCAAGGCCCGCGCCGCGGAAGGGCGCTGCCAGGTGGACCATGCCTTCTGGGGCGGCGTCATTCCCGGCAACGCGGACCAGCTGGAGGCGCTCATCGACGCGGGCATCGCCGGCTTCAAGTGCTTCCTGTGTCCGTCGGGCGTGGACGAGTTCCCCCATGCGGACAGCGCGGTGCTCGACGTGGCCATGCCGGTGCTGGCGCGG from Pyxidicoccus trucidator harbors:
- a CDS encoding FAD/NAD(P)-binding protein, coding for MRILPRSPESPSAPGLSALEDAIRKDLERLEYPKRPWVLPRCTRAGQKVLDVLIIGGGQSGLTAAFGLMRERVTNLLVVDDSEPDLAGPWKTFARMHTLRTPKHLTGPDHNLPNLCFQSWYEAQHGDAAWQEVERVPKEMWADYLNWYRRTLEIPVRCRTRVGALAWSAEEECFVAPLQHTREGDAGVLYARKVVLATGIDGSGRWEVPSVIAGLPRELYAHTRDDIDFEALRGRSVGVLGAGASAFDNAAVALEHGASEVSLFYRRKTLPNVNPYRWAEFVGFLKHHADLPDADRWRFIHRIMEMGQLPPADTFRRARTFPQFHLHGGSPWLSAEEVGGRARVTTPQGQFTFDKLIVGSGTVTDLSLRPELALLHGDIALWKDRYTPPSGQEHADLLRHPYLGAHFELQEKHPGRAPHLASIFNFTFGCLLSLGFGGASISGMKYGLPKLVSGVTRQLYLDDRDAFFESLERYDEKEFEP